A region from the Oceanidesulfovibrio marinus genome encodes:
- the prmC gene encoding peptide chain release factor N(5)-glutamine methyltransferase gives MACAPTTVRETLVLAGRRLSAAGVDSPALSARLLLAEALGLDDMGLVRDAHRVLTDGELQSFEALLDRRAFGEPVAYILGRREFYGLDFAVTPATLVPRPESEHLVEEALAAFPDAEAPLWFADLGTGSGCLAISFAMHRPGARGILVDRSAAALAVARENARRHGVADRLFFVRCDFGALCVKDHSLDLVLANPPYVSAQEHDELSLEVRGFEPRTALVPEEGGGDSGLESLVSLLPESLRTLKNGGLLIDEIGWEQGSRSLALARATRDGAGRRFSECRIARDLAGHDRVLVAAAE, from the coding sequence ATGGCGTGTGCGCCGACCACCGTACGCGAGACTCTGGTCCTCGCCGGACGGCGGCTGTCCGCCGCCGGGGTGGACTCGCCCGCGCTTTCGGCGCGTCTGCTGCTGGCAGAGGCGCTGGGCCTGGACGATATGGGCCTGGTCCGCGATGCGCACCGCGTCCTGACCGACGGCGAGCTGCAGTCCTTCGAGGCGTTGCTGGATCGCCGCGCGTTCGGGGAGCCTGTTGCGTACATCCTGGGCCGGCGCGAGTTCTACGGCCTGGACTTTGCCGTGACGCCGGCCACGCTGGTGCCGCGCCCCGAGAGCGAGCACCTGGTGGAAGAGGCGCTGGCGGCCTTTCCGGACGCCGAGGCGCCGCTGTGGTTCGCGGATCTGGGTACGGGTTCCGGCTGTCTGGCCATATCCTTTGCCATGCACAGACCCGGCGCGCGCGGCATCCTGGTGGACCGCTCGGCCGCCGCGCTGGCGGTTGCCAGGGAGAACGCGCGCAGGCACGGCGTGGCGGACAGGCTCTTTTTCGTACGCTGCGACTTCGGCGCACTGTGTGTAAAGGACCACAGCCTGGATCTGGTGCTGGCCAATCCGCCCTATGTCAGTGCGCAGGAACATGACGAATTGTCGCTGGAGGTGCGCGGGTTCGAGCCGCGTACAGCCTTGGTTCCCGAGGAAGGCGGCGGGGACAGCGGTCTGGAATCGCTCGTTTCGCTCTTGCCAGAATCGTTGCGGACGCTTAAGAATGGTGGTTTGTTGATCGACGAGATCGGCTGGGAGCAGGGAAGCCGCAGCCTCGCGTTGGCGCGAGCCACTCGCGATGGGGCTGGACGGCGGTTTTCAGAATGCCGTATTGCCAGGGATTTGGCCGGGCATGACAGGGTTCTGGTGGCCGCCGCCGAATGA
- the prfA gene encoding peptide chain release factor 1 has product MFAKLAGIEAKFEQLEKELSNPDIYSDQEKFKRVSKAHAEIKEVVDVYREHQRLSQELEDNRELAKDDDPEIRAMAEEEVRMINEKLPGLEEELKILLLPKDPLDEKNTILEIRAGTGGEEAALFAADLFRMYMRFAETRGWRTETMHSHETDSGGYKEVAVLIQGDSVYSWLKYEAGTHRVQRVPATESQGRIHTSAVTVAVLPEAEEVDVDIKPDEIRVDVFRSSGPGGQSVNTTDSAVRITHLPSGIVVSCQDEKSQIKNRVKAMKVLRSRILQMEEDKRQEEEAANRREQVGTGDRSGRIRTYNYPQGRVTDHRINLTLYRLETFMEGDLEEMIRALATHYQTEALRAQADAA; this is encoded by the coding sequence ATGTTCGCAAAGCTTGCCGGCATCGAAGCCAAGTTCGAGCAGCTCGAAAAAGAGCTCTCCAACCCGGATATCTACTCCGACCAGGAGAAGTTCAAGCGCGTCTCCAAGGCCCACGCCGAGATCAAGGAGGTCGTGGACGTCTATCGCGAGCACCAGCGGTTGTCCCAGGAGCTTGAGGACAACAGGGAGCTGGCCAAGGACGACGACCCCGAGATCCGCGCCATGGCCGAAGAAGAAGTGCGCATGATCAACGAGAAGCTGCCCGGGCTGGAAGAGGAGCTCAAGATCCTGCTGCTGCCCAAGGACCCGTTGGACGAGAAGAACACCATTCTTGAAATCCGCGCCGGCACCGGCGGCGAGGAGGCGGCATTGTTCGCCGCGGACCTCTTCCGCATGTACATGCGTTTTGCCGAGACGCGGGGCTGGCGCACGGAGACCATGCACTCGCACGAGACCGACTCCGGCGGGTACAAGGAAGTGGCCGTGCTCATCCAGGGCGACAGCGTCTACAGCTGGCTCAAGTACGAGGCCGGAACCCACCGCGTACAGCGCGTGCCGGCCACCGAGTCCCAGGGCCGCATCCACACCTCGGCCGTCACCGTGGCAGTGCTGCCGGAGGCCGAAGAGGTGGACGTGGACATCAAGCCCGACGAGATCCGCGTGGACGTCTTCCGCTCCTCCGGTCCCGGCGGGCAGAGCGTGAACACCACGGACTCGGCCGTGCGCATCACGCACCTCCCCTCCGGCATCGTAGTCAGCTGCCAGGACGAGAAGTCGCAGATAAAGAACCGCGTCAAGGCCATGAAGGTCCTGCGCTCGCGCATCCTCCAGATGGAGGAGGACAAGCGCCAGGAAGAAGAGGCCGCCAACCGGCGCGAGCAGGTGGGCACGGGCGACCGCTCCGGCCGTATCCGCACCTACAACTATCCCCAGGGCCGGGTCACCGACCACCGCATCAACCTGACGCTGTACAGGCTTGAGACGTTCATGGAAGGCGACCTGGAAGAGATGATCCGCGCCCTGGCCACGCACTACCAGACCGAAGCCTTGCGGGCCCAGGCCGACGCGGCCTGA